A genomic segment from Lutibacter sp. A80 encodes:
- a CDS encoding glycosyltransferase family 4 protein → MVKSKIKIYHLITSINLGGAENVAINLVENSPDNFEFVIIELFNTKSSYALSLREDLKNKNIRFKTLFKGSKRLSLLVAPIKLFLLLLKEKPAIIHSHTDLPDFVLASTLKLRKLIGLKQIKIVRTIHNTQLWSTHNRIGKFTESTFIDDCIVGVSEASLEAYIQLRKKYKLPISINKNVIYNGCKIPSKGISDFKIKKEKFNILFCGRFEYQKGIDILIERIKEINSRYKENFEFHIVGNGTYYNEIVSLSKEQNNIQLYNAIPNIANKMHVFDFMIMPSRFEGLVLTSIEASFSKVLVIAAKAPGLSETLPKDWPLNFNLKESSSLLTIFDNIVAKNYNLDEMKEEAFDYAEENFSFDIMLKGYNSIYLK, encoded by the coding sequence ATGGTTAAATCTAAAATAAAAATTTATCATTTAATTACATCTATTAATTTAGGTGGTGCAGAAAATGTAGCTATAAATTTAGTCGAAAATAGTCCAGATAATTTTGAATTTGTTATTATAGAGCTTTTTAATACTAAAAGTAGCTATGCGTTATCTTTAAGAGAAGATTTAAAAAATAAGAACATTCGATTTAAAACTTTGTTTAAAGGTTCTAAAAGATTAAGTCTATTAGTTGCTCCAATTAAGCTTTTTTTGCTATTGTTAAAGGAAAAACCTGCAATAATACACTCACATACAGATTTACCAGATTTTGTTTTAGCAAGTACACTAAAATTAAGAAAACTTATAGGATTAAAACAAATAAAAATTGTGAGAACTATACATAATACACAATTATGGTCTACACATAACAGAATTGGTAAATTTACAGAAAGTACTTTTATAGATGATTGTATTGTTGGGGTTTCTGAAGCTTCTTTAGAGGCATATATTCAATTACGAAAAAAATATAAACTTCCTATTTCAATAAATAAGAATGTTATATACAATGGGTGCAAAATACCTAGTAAAGGAATTTCAGATTTTAAGATAAAAAAAGAAAAGTTCAATATTTTGTTTTGTGGTAGGTTTGAATATCAAAAAGGTATAGATATTTTAATTGAACGGATAAAAGAAATAAATAGTAGATATAAAGAAAATTTTGAATTTCATATTGTAGGTAATGGTACTTATTATAATGAAATAGTCTCTTTATCTAAAGAACAAAATAATATTCAGCTTTATAATGCTATACCAAATATAGCAAATAAGATGCATGTTTTTGATTTTATGATTATGCCATCTCGTTTTGAAGGACTTGTATTAACCTCTATTGAAGCGTCTTTTTCTAAAGTTCTTGTTATTGCTGCCAAAGCACCTGGTTTGTCTGAAACATTACCTAAAGATTGGCCTTTAAACTTTAATTTAAAAGAGTCATCATCTTTACTAACAATTTTTGATAATATTGTTGCAAAAAATTACAATCTTGATGAAATGAAAGAAGAAGCTTTTGATTATGCAGAAGAAAATTTTTCATTTGACATAATGTTAAAAGGGTATAATTCAATTTATTTAAAATAA
- a CDS encoding glycosyltransferase family 4 protein — protein sequence MKILIIHNKYTSYSGEEAVVEAQINLLKSKGYKVITYFRSSAEIPTIRFGKLKSFFTALYNQKTIREIKSLIKKEQPTIVHIHNLYPLISPAILPVIKKMGIPIVMTVHNYRLLCPNGLFFSKGEICEKCTGKSKELNCISNNCENSIFKSVGYALRNFWARKNEYYKNNVAIYLCLTEFQKMKLVSNGFQSDKCKILSNSYNKEIKDFDVNIKERNYVAFAGRISPEKGVPLLLEAASKLPHVKFKFAGFCSKEFKDQLVIPKNVIFKGMLNQQELAKFYKNAKIFVLSSIWYEGFPMVFPEAMAHKLPIIAPNMAGYPEIIEHNFNGILFSPNDSNSLASCIEKLWNDNVLCEQYGKNGFEKVQNRYSSKVYLNTLEQLYSNLLN from the coding sequence TTGAAAATACTAATCATACATAATAAATATACCAGCTATAGTGGTGAAGAAGCTGTTGTAGAAGCTCAAATTAATTTGCTAAAAAGTAAAGGCTATAAAGTAATTACTTATTTTAGAAGTAGCGCAGAAATACCTACTATAAGATTTGGTAAATTAAAGTCTTTTTTTACAGCACTTTACAATCAAAAAACCATAAGGGAAATAAAGTCACTAATTAAAAAAGAACAGCCTACTATTGTACATATTCATAATTTATATCCGTTAATATCACCAGCTATTTTACCTGTTATTAAAAAAATGGGGATACCTATTGTTATGACAGTGCATAATTACCGCTTATTATGTCCAAATGGCTTATTTTTTTCAAAAGGAGAAATTTGTGAAAAGTGTACAGGGAAAAGTAAAGAGTTAAATTGTATTTCTAATAATTGTGAAAACAGTATTTTTAAAAGTGTAGGCTATGCTTTACGGAATTTTTGGGCGCGAAAAAATGAATATTATAAAAATAACGTGGCTATATATTTATGCTTAACGGAGTTTCAAAAAATGAAATTAGTAAGTAATGGTTTTCAGAGTGACAAATGTAAAATTTTATCAAATTCATATAATAAAGAGATAAAAGATTTTGATGTAAATATTAAAGAAAGAAATTATGTTGCATTTGCTGGTAGAATAAGTCCAGAAAAAGGCGTGCCATTATTATTAGAAGCTGCAAGTAAATTACCGCATGTTAAATTTAAATTTGCTGGTTTTTGTAGTAAAGAATTTAAGGATCAATTAGTTATTCCTAAAAATGTTATTTTTAAGGGAATGTTAAATCAGCAAGAATTAGCAAAATTTTATAAAAACGCTAAAATTTTTGTGTTATCAAGTATTTGGTATGAAGGTTTTCCCATGGTATTTCCAGAGGCGATGGCACATAAATTACCAATTATAGCACCAAATATGGCGGGTTATCCCGAAATTATTGAACATAATTTTAATGGTATCTTATTTTCACCTAATGATAGTAATTCACTTGCTAGCTGTATTGAAAAATTATGGAATGATAATGTACTTTGTGAACAGTACGGTAAAAATGGATTTGAAAAAGTTCAAAACAGATATAGTTCAAAAGTATATTTAAATACCTTAGAACAATTATATAGTAACCTACTTAATTAA
- a CDS encoding WecB/TagA/CpsF family glycosyltransferase: MNLTQTIKNSVFSASLATINTESKCIINTINAYSYCVAKQDPHFAEVLTSGDVLLPDGTSIVLAAKLLANKKITKIAGWDIHQYLLEQANKKEQKVFYLGASNNTLEIIKKKLSQEFPNIKVATYSPPYKTVFTQQDNNEMLAQVNAFSPDILFVGMTAPKQEKWVYKHKNTINATVICSIGAVFDFYAGNVQRAPKWMLNLGLEWLFRLLKEPKRMWRRYLIGNTQFIYYVFKEKLQALFK, from the coding sequence ATGAATTTAACCCAAACAATTAAAAACAGTGTTTTTAGTGCATCACTTGCTACAATAAATACAGAAAGTAAGTGTATAATCAACACCATTAATGCGTATTCGTATTGCGTAGCAAAACAAGATCCGCATTTTGCAGAGGTATTAACTAGTGGAGATGTTTTATTGCCAGATGGTACAAGTATTGTATTGGCAGCAAAACTATTGGCCAATAAAAAAATTACAAAAATTGCAGGTTGGGATATCCACCAGTATTTATTAGAACAAGCAAATAAAAAAGAACAAAAAGTTTTTTACTTAGGTGCTTCTAATAACACCTTAGAAATTATAAAAAAGAAGCTTTCACAAGAATTTCCAAATATAAAAGTAGCTACATATTCACCACCTTATAAAACAGTATTTACCCAACAAGACAATAACGAAATGCTTGCCCAAGTAAATGCATTTTCTCCAGATATTTTATTTGTTGGTATGACAGCCCCAAAACAAGAAAAATGGGTGTATAAACATAAAAATACTATAAACGCAACTGTTATATGTTCTATAGGAGCAGTATTCGATTTTTATGCTGGTAATGTGCAACGCGCACCAAAATGGATGCTTAATTTGGGTTTAGAGTGGTTGTTTAGATTGTTAAAAGAACCAAAACGTATGTGGCGCAGGTATTTAATTGGAAATACTCAATTTATCTACTATGTGTTTAAAGAAAAATTACAAGCCTTATTTAAATAA
- a CDS encoding undecaprenyl-phosphate glucose phosphotransferase, whose translation MTKGKMKYLPIPAFLMDVLLLFNAYFTAGYFIFDGFFPNKELYVLLFFGSVAVWGFLTIYLKMYDMPRVIYLDKIVAKDFKALVLFVVLGAAFLFVIKGYGISRVFYFSYMALFAVAHICWHTMLTILLKSYRRGGKNYRTVAILGFNAKVEQLIQKVLLPPENGYKIKSIFSDEAPSKEFLAYHKGNDEALFSYLETEEIDELFISLPTTKSYLLNKYVAYADNNLMRVHIMPNFSGYLFQKFYISYINNIATLRLRDEPLESLSNRIIKRLFDIAFSLFVLIFIGIWLFPLLALLIKLNSKGPVFFSQMRSGKDGEAFKCYKFRSMTVNAEADAKQATRNDARVTSIGRILRKTSLDELPQFYNVLLGNMSVVGPRPHMLKHTESYRKVVHKFMVRHFAKPGITGWAQVTGCRGETKKVQDMANRAEADIWYIENWTLFLDIKIIFLTVWQMLFKRDENAF comes from the coding sequence ATGACAAAAGGAAAAATGAAATACTTACCTATTCCTGCATTTTTAATGGATGTATTGTTGCTGTTTAATGCTTATTTTACAGCAGGATATTTTATTTTTGATGGTTTTTTTCCAAATAAAGAACTGTATGTGTTATTGTTTTTTGGAAGTGTAGCAGTGTGGGGCTTTTTAACTATTTATTTAAAAATGTATGATATGCCTAGAGTTATATATTTAGATAAAATAGTTGCAAAAGATTTTAAAGCCCTTGTGCTATTTGTTGTATTAGGAGCCGCATTTTTATTTGTTATTAAAGGCTATGGTATTTCACGCGTGTTTTACTTTAGCTATATGGCATTGTTTGCAGTGGCGCATATTTGTTGGCATACTATGTTAACAATCTTGCTTAAATCGTACAGGCGAGGTGGAAAAAACTACAGAACTGTGGCAATTTTAGGGTTTAATGCCAAAGTAGAACAGTTGATACAAAAAGTTTTATTACCTCCTGAAAATGGGTATAAAATAAAAAGTATTTTTTCTGATGAAGCACCTTCAAAAGAATTTTTAGCTTATCATAAAGGAAACGATGAAGCTTTATTTTCGTATTTAGAAACTGAAGAGATAGATGAATTATTTATATCCTTACCAACAACCAAATCGTATTTATTAAATAAGTACGTTGCTTATGCAGATAATAATTTAATGAGAGTTCATATAATGCCGAATTTTTCGGGCTATTTATTTCAAAAATTTTATATAAGTTATATTAATAATATTGCAACATTACGTTTACGAGACGAACCGTTAGAAAGTTTATCGAACAGAATTATAAAACGATTATTTGATATAGCATTTTCTTTGTTTGTTTTAATTTTTATAGGAATATGGTTGTTTCCATTGTTAGCACTACTTATTAAATTAAACAGTAAAGGACCGGTATTTTTTAGTCAAATGCGTTCGGGAAAAGATGGAGAAGCCTTTAAATGTTATAAGTTTAGAAGTATGACTGTAAATGCTGAAGCCGATGCAAAACAAGCCACAAGAAATGATGCACGAGTAACTTCAATAGGAAGAATTTTACGTAAAACTAGTTTAGACGAATTGCCACAATTTTATAACGTATTGTTGGGTAATATGTCTGTTGTAGGTCCAAGACCACATATGTTAAAACATACAGAATCGTATAGAAAAGTAGTACATAAATTTATGGTGCGTCATTTTGCAAAACCAGGAATTACCGGTTGGGCACAAGTTACAGGATGCAGAGGTGAAACCAAAAAAGTACAAGATATGGCAAATAGAGCCGAAGCCGATATCTGGTATATAGAAAATTGGACCTTGTTTTTAGATATTAAAATAATATTTTTAACAGTATGGCAAATGCTATTTAAAAGAGATGAAAATGCGTTTTGA
- a CDS encoding polysaccharide biosynthesis/export family protein, protein MKKKCFKFFITAGVLLFLSSCVSSDKMVYFNKGETTTDLKTLQNYEPVLEPGDLLNIHISTINQEAAVPFNLYETAQGYGTPKQLPYLVNAKGEINFPVLGTLKVTGYTTTQLSEHIKTLLVDHLINPTVNVRLINFKISVLGDVKSPGVYTIETERITILEALGLAGDLLIQGKRQTVTLVREHKGERTIATIDLTDKKLFESPYFYLVQNDALYVEPNKTKINSSAVGSNTGIFLSTISTLISLIAIFTR, encoded by the coding sequence ATGAAAAAAAAATGTTTTAAATTCTTTATAACAGCAGGAGTACTACTGTTTTTAAGCTCTTGTGTGTCATCTGATAAAATGGTTTATTTTAACAAGGGAGAAACCACAACAGATCTTAAAACGCTTCAAAATTACGAACCAGTTTTAGAGCCTGGAGATTTATTAAACATTCATATTTCAACAATAAATCAAGAAGCAGCAGTTCCTTTTAATTTATATGAAACAGCTCAGGGATATGGAACACCAAAACAGTTGCCTTATTTGGTAAATGCAAAAGGGGAAATTAATTTTCCGGTATTGGGAACCTTAAAAGTTACAGGCTATACCACTACACAATTATCGGAACATATTAAAACCTTATTGGTAGATCATTTAATCAATCCAACGGTGAATGTACGACTTATAAATTTTAAAATATCAGTTTTAGGAGATGTAAAAAGCCCTGGAGTTTATACTATAGAAACAGAGCGAATTACCATTTTAGAAGCATTGGGCTTGGCAGGTGACTTACTAATACAAGGAAAACGACAAACGGTAACACTTGTACGTGAGCACAAAGGAGAACGTACAATAGCAACCATAGATTTAACGGATAAAAAATTATTTGAGTCGCCTTATTTTTACTTAGTACAAAATGATGCTTTGTATGTAGAACCAAATAAAACAAAAATCAACTCTTCGGCAGTGGGATCTAATACAGGGATTTTTCTGTCAACAATTTCAACATTAATTTCATTAATAGCAATTTTTACACGCTAA